The Chlorobaculum sp. MV4-Y genome contains the following window.
ATCGCCGACGTAGGCGGCAAGATCGACATGGAGATCAAGCGCCCCGAAGACAAATTTGGCGTCACCTTCAAGCAGAGCCGGGGAAGCGACAACTTCAGCCGCACCTACCTGCGCATCGACACCGGTGATCTCGGCGGCGGCCTGAAAGCGTTCGCCTCCGGCTCGACGAGTTATGCCGATAAGTGGAAGGGTTACGGTGCAAGCAACCGCAACAACCTGATGTTCGGCATGACCGAACAGTTCAGCGACAAGGTGAAACTCGAAGCGTTCGCCACGTACAGCAAAGGCAACATCCACCCGTACAAAGCGCTCAGCTACGCCGAAATCCAGAATCTCGACAGCGCTTACGAAACCGATTACAGCAACGATCCGGCGAGATACGACTATTACGGCTACAACAAGAACGAGTTCGAGGACTGGGTGGTGATGGCCAACCTCGAAGTGAAAACCGGCAACAACTCGAAGCTCAACATCAAGCCTTACTACTGGAGCGACAAGGGCTACTACATGGAATCGATAACCGGCAGCAAAGTCCGCCGCTGGGACATCGACCACGACCTCAAGGGTATCCTCGCCGAATACAATACGAAGCTCGGCAAGGTCGATCTCGACTTCGGCTACCTCTACCATACGCAGGAGCGCCCCGGCCCGCCGACCTCGTGGAAAAACTACACCGTCAGCGGAAATTCACTCCTGTTCGGCGGCTGGGCGATTCTCTCCAACAGTTCGAACCACGAGCTGCACGAGCCGTTTATCGAGGCAAAATACCGCACCGGCGGCTGGCTGCTCGAAGGCGGCGTAAAGTACGTCAACTACACCCTGCCATCGATTCTCACGTATGCCACAACTGGCATCGGCGACGTCAGTTATGACGATGCACTCGCCGCTGATCCAGCCATCGTCGCGGCCAAAAGCGCTGAATCGACGAAAACTTTCAGCCGTCTCTTTCCCGACGTGACGATCACCCGAAGCATTGGAGACAATTCGTCGGTGCACCTGGCCTACGGCGAAAACTACGTCACCCATGTGGATATTTATCCCTACTTCATCTCGCAGTATGTCACATTTTCAGCTCACAACATCACCTTCCAGCAGCTCTGGGACGAACGGAAGATGGAGATTTCCCGCAACCTTGAGCTAGGGCTGAAGATGAACGGCAGCGACTGGAGCATCGCGCCGACCATCTATTACGCCATGCACAACAACAAGCAGGCCATCTTTCTCGACCCCGATCTCGGTATCTCCTACCCGATGAACAACGCCGACGCCACCGGCTACGGCTTCGAACTGGAAGGCGAGTACAAACCATCGAGCGCGCTGAAATGCTACGGTTCGTTCTCGTGGAACCGCTTCTGCTTCGATGAAAATATCCGGTCCGAAACCGGCGCACTAATCGATGTCAAAGGCAACCAGGTGCCTGACGCCCCGGAGTTCATGGCCAAAGGGATCATCAGCTACACCGTCGGCGAGTTCACGATTTCGCCGGTCGTCCGCTACTCCTCGGCGCGTTACGGTGACGTGCAGCACACCCAGAAAGTCGATGGCGCAACGCTTTTCGACCTCGACCTCACCTGGAGCAAGGCAATGCTCGGGTTCCGGAACGTTGATTGCTCGCTTTCGTTCATCAATCTGTTCGACAAAAAATATGTGAGCCTGATCAGCACGTCAGACTACAAAACCCTGAACAGCTCCTACCAGCCCGGAGCGCCCTTCACGGTGATCGCCTCGGTCGCGGTGCACTACTGAGCCGCGTTTCCCTCCCGAATATGTTCTCCTGTTCTTTCTCCGTTACACCCTCCCGGCGGCTGGTTCCCGCCGGGATTTATTCATCCGGTGTTCTATATTACCGTATGACTAACAATGCAACAGGAAAATTCGCGTGAGCAAAACAAAAGACCCCATCGGCATCGAAGGTTCGATCTGGTTCCAGAAATCGCAGAGCCGCTTCCTCGGCGGAGACCGGATCGCCCTGCTTGAAAAGATCGACGAACTCGGTTCGATCAACAGCGCGGCAAAAGCGGTCGGCATCAGCTACAAAACCGCCTGGCATCTGGTGAACATGATGAACAACCTCTCCGAAAAACCGCTGGTTGACCGCATGACCGGCGGCAAGGGCGGCGGCGGCACCGTGCTCACCCGCGAGGGGCGGCAGGTGATCGAAAAGTACCGCATCGTGCAGGAGGAGCACCGCAAGTTCCTCGAAAACCTCGAAGAGCGGCTCGGCGACACCGGCAACCTCTACCAGTTTCTGCGCCGGATATCGATGCGCATCAGCGCCCGAAACAGCTTCTCCGGCGTCATCACCGAACTCACCCGGGGCGCGGTCAACGCCGAGATCGTCATCACACTCAACGGCGGTCAACAGATCGTCTCGACCATCACCAATGGCGCGGTCGATAACCTCAGTCTGAAAAAGGGAATGAGCGCTTACGCCATCGTCAAGTCGAGTTCGGTCATGGTGGGCTGCGACCTGCATGGCAAAAAGCTGAGCGCGCGGAACATCATCAGCGGCATCGTACAGCGCGTGATCGAGGATTCGGTCAACAGCGAAATCGACCTCGAAATCGGCGGCGGCAACAGCATTTCCGCCATCATCACCAAAACCAGCACCAGCAGGCTCGACCTCAAAGAGGGCCAGCAAGCCTGCGCAATTTTCAAAGCCTCGGACGTGATTATCGGCGTGAACTGATAAACAAAGAACAGACTGCACGCCCACTTCAATCAGAATCACGCCCAGCGCTATGACCAAAAAATAAATAACGCAATCCTCCTACAACCATGCTCAAACACCTCAGAACCCTGCTTTTCACCTTTCTGCTTGCCAATCCGGTGCTCAAGGTCTCGTCGATGAACGATCTGGCGCGACTCGGCAGAATCGCGATGGGCAATCCGAACAGCGCGACCGCAGGAGAAATGGCAATGGAGGCAACCAAATAACCGCTGGCCGGAAAGCTGGTCATGACGCGCGACATGCCACAGACCATGATGTACGCTGAATCCGGCACAGTCGATGCCGCCTTCGTTCACCTGACCGAAGCGCTGACGGCCAAAAAAGCAAAAATCCTCTTCACCGTACCGCACGCACTCTACACAAGAACCCCCTTCACCATGGCACTCACTTCAATCGGAGCTGCCAACAGCGAAGCGAAGTTGTTTTTCAACTATTTGAGAAGTACCGAAGCAAAGAGAATTCTGGAAAGGTACGGGTATCTGATGGAGTAATGCGAACAATGTGGGCTTTCGCGAAGTGAGGCGATGAGTTGATGTTCGTCAGAAAAAAATGCGATGGGCTGCCACAAAGAGCTGCCCATACCTGTCTCCCATTATTTCCCTCACTGTCAGTTCGACAACCGCTCTACGGTAAACACTCCCTGTACTTTCTTCAGCTTGTCCATCAGCGTCATCAGTTTGTCGGTGTTTTTGACAAAGATCATCAGGTTGCAGGTAAAAATGCCATCTTTGGCGTTCAGGACAATAGTTCGGATGTTCGTATCAAACTTGGAAATGACACCAGTGATCTGGTTGGTCATGCCGATCTTGTCTTCGCCGACGATACGGATGCCGGCGAGGAACTCCGTGTCAACCTTTCGGTTCCACGCAACCGAGACGATGCGCTCGCTCTTGATGGAATTCTCGTTGGTGACGTTGACGCAGTTCTTGCGGTGGATCTTGACCGTGCCTTCGGTAGTTACGAAGCCGATGATGTCATCGCCCGGCACCGGATTGCAGCATTTGGCGTAGGAGTAGGAAATATTGTTCAGTCCGGCGATGGTCACCTCGTCCTTCTGGTGGCCAAGACGCTCCTGCACCTCGCGGGCGATCTCGGCGAAATCCTTGTGCGGCCCCCTCTGCTGAACGTTGCTCTCCTGCATTTCGCCGCTCTTGTTGTGCGGGTGAGTAATGCGCTCCAGCACCTCTTCGCTGCTGATCTGCTGTTTGGCGAGCGCGTTGAACAGATCGGCGGGCGTCTTGATGCCATGCTGGCGGATGGCGCGAATAGCGTCGTTTTCGGTGAAAAGCTTCTTGCTGCCGGAGAGCATCTTCTCCCAGATGCTCCGCCCCTTTTCGATCTCCCGGCGGCGCTCTTCGTTGATGGCCGCCCTGATCTTAAGCTTGGCGCGGTGCGTCACCACAATCTTCAGCCAGTCCGCCTTCGGTTTCTGGCTCTTCGAGGTGATCACCTCGACACGGTCGCCCGATCTCAGTTCGGCGTTCAACCGCACGATTTTGCCGTTGACCTTCGCGCCGATGCAGCCATTGCCGATTTCGGAGTGGATGGCGTAGGCAAAGTCGATGGGCGTGGCCCCGGCGGGTAGAATCTTCATGTCGCCCTTCGGCGTGAAAACGTAAATCTCGTCGTGGTAGAGGTTGAGCTTGAACCCCTCCATGAAGGCCGAAGCTGAATCGGCATCCTTGATCAGCTCCCTCGCCCACTTGAGGAATGAATCGACCGCCGCGTCATCCTTGGAAATCTTCTCCTTGTAGCGCCAGTGCGCCGCGACGCCAAGTTCGGCGAATTCGTGCATCCGGCGCGTCCGGATCTGCAACTCGATGACGTATCCTTTCGGCCCGATGATCGCCGAGTGGAGCGACTGGTAGCCGTTATGCTTCGGAATGGAGATGTAATCCTTGAAGTGTTGCGGTATCGGCGGATACTGCTGGGTGATGTAGCCGTAAACAGCAAAGCAGTCCGAAATCTTCTCCGTATCGATGATGACGCGGATGCCGTAAAGATCGTGGATGTCGTCGAACTCCTTGTTCTTCATCCGCATCTTGTTGTAGATCGAATAGAGATGCTTGGCCCTGCCCTGCAATTCGACGGTAAATCCCTGTTTTTCAAGATCATCCTTGATCGGAGCGATCATCTTGTTGAGGTAGGCCACGCGTTCGTTCCTGCTCAGGCGGACTTTCTTGAGCAGAAAGTCATACATCTCGGGATCGATGTACTTCAGGGCAAGGTTCTCCAGATCGACCTTCATTTTACCGAGACCGAACCGGTGGGCGAGCGGCGCGTAGATGTCGCGCGTTTCGAGCGCCATGCGCAGGCGGCGGTGCTCCGGCAGCGAGTCGAGGGTGCGCATGTTGTGCAGGCGGTCGCAGAATTTGATCAGGATGACGCGAATATCCTTGACCATCGAGAGCAGCATCTTGCGGAACCCTTCGGCCTCGGTGGTTTCGCGATTGACCATGATTTCGGAAATCTTGGTCAGCCCCTCCACGATGTCGGCCACTTCAGCGCCAAGCTCGGCAGAGATATCATCGTAAGTGTAGCCACTGTCCTCGATAACATCGTGCAAGAGCGCAGCCGCAACGGAAACGCCATCGAGCGGCAGTTCGGTCACAAGAAGCTTGGCAACCTCGACCGGATGGTAAAAAAACGGCTCCCCGGATGCGCGTTTTTCACCCTCATGAGCCCGGTAGCACATGAAAAATGCACGCTGGATGAGCGACTCGTCGTAGTTCTTGAGGTTCGCCCGGCAAAGCCGCAGTATTTCGTGCAGTTTGGCGTAATGTTCCTGTTCTATCTGGGCCAGCATGGAGGTAAGCCTCTCCGTAATAAAGATTTGTTATCGCCTGATTTTCTAAACTATTATGATATAAAATCGACGCTTCAGGTCAATGGGTTTTACTCTGCCATTTGCTCGATGCGCTCCTGAAGCATCAGAATTTCGTCACGCAAATAGGCTGCTTTTTCGTAATCGGTCTGTTCGGCAGCCTTCTGCATCTCGGCGTTCATCTCGGCCACCATCAGCACCACATCGCTGCGGCTCATGCTGTCGAGCACACCGCGCAGTTCGAGCTCCGGACGCTTCTGCAATCCGAGACGCTTGCGGCGATAACGCTCCTCGGCATCGGCCACGCTGGTAGTGTTGAGCACCTGATCAACCGACTTGATGATGGAGCGCGGCTCGATGCCGTGCTTTTCGTTGTACTCCCGCTGGATGCGACGGCGGCGGTCGGTTTCGTCGAGCACCTCGCGCATCGAATCGGTGATCTTGTCAGCGTAGAAGAGCACCAGCCCCTCGACGTTGCGCGCCGCGCGTCCGGCAATCTGCATGAGCGATTTTGCGTCGCGCAGGAAACCTTCCTTGTCGGCGTCGAGAATCGCTACCAGCGCAACCTCCGGAAGGTCGAGCCCCTCACGCAGCAGGT
Protein-coding sequences here:
- a CDS encoding substrate-binding domain-containing protein, with the protein product MPQTMMYAESGTVDAAFVHLTEALTAKKAKILFTVPHALYTRTPFTMALTSIGAANSEAKLFFNYLRSTEAKRILERYGYLME
- a CDS encoding TonB-dependent receptor — protein: MKKTSLIVLLTMFSATAKAEEDPELLALHTWTAPEITVSGKKGDLLQNVTGKESAVLNPSQMSVYKVINMMPSISQQSVDPYGLADIVNYHESFRFRGVEATAGGVPGTTANVEGLPVTGRPGGGVTIYDLENFENIAVYSGVMPANIGLGIADVGGKIDMEIKRPEDKFGVTFKQSRGSDNFSRTYLRIDTGDLGGGLKAFASGSTSYADKWKGYGASNRNNLMFGMTEQFSDKVKLEAFATYSKGNIHPYKALSYAEIQNLDSAYETDYSNDPARYDYYGYNKNEFEDWVVMANLEVKTGNNSKLNIKPYYWSDKGYYMESITGSKVRRWDIDHDLKGILAEYNTKLGKVDLDFGYLYHTQERPGPPTSWKNYTVSGNSLLFGGWAILSNSSNHELHEPFIEAKYRTGGWLLEGGVKYVNYTLPSILTYATTGIGDVSYDDALAADPAIVAAKSAESTKTFSRLFPDVTITRSIGDNSSVHLAYGENYVTHVDIYPYFISQYVTFSAHNITFQQLWDERKMEISRNLELGLKMNGSDWSIAPTIYYAMHNNKQAIFLDPDLGISYPMNNADATGYGFELEGEYKPSSALKCYGSFSWNRFCFDENIRSETGALIDVKGNQVPDAPEFMAKGIISYTVGEFTISPVVRYSSARYGDVQHTQKVDGATLFDLDLTWSKAMLGFRNVDCSLSFINLFDKKYVSLISTSDYKTLNSSYQPGAPFTVIASVAVHY
- a CDS encoding RelA/SpoT family protein, with protein sequence MLAQIEQEHYAKLHEILRLCRANLKNYDESLIQRAFFMCYRAHEGEKRASGEPFFYHPVEVAKLLVTELPLDGVSVAAALLHDVIEDSGYTYDDISAELGAEVADIVEGLTKISEIMVNRETTEAEGFRKMLLSMVKDIRVILIKFCDRLHNMRTLDSLPEHRRLRMALETRDIYAPLAHRFGLGKMKVDLENLALKYIDPEMYDFLLKKVRLSRNERVAYLNKMIAPIKDDLEKQGFTVELQGRAKHLYSIYNKMRMKNKEFDDIHDLYGIRVIIDTEKISDCFAVYGYITQQYPPIPQHFKDYISIPKHNGYQSLHSAIIGPKGYVIELQIRTRRMHEFAELGVAAHWRYKEKISKDDAAVDSFLKWARELIKDADSASAFMEGFKLNLYHDEIYVFTPKGDMKILPAGATPIDFAYAIHSEIGNGCIGAKVNGKIVRLNAELRSGDRVEVITSKSQKPKADWLKIVVTHRAKLKIRAAINEERRREIEKGRSIWEKMLSGSKKLFTENDAIRAIRQHGIKTPADLFNALAKQQISSEEVLERITHPHNKSGEMQESNVQQRGPHKDFAEIAREVQERLGHQKDEVTIAGLNNISYSYAKCCNPVPGDDIIGFVTTEGTVKIHRKNCVNVTNENSIKSERIVSVAWNRKVDTEFLAGIRIVGEDKIGMTNQITGVISKFDTNIRTIVLNAKDGIFTCNLMIFVKNTDKLMTLMDKLKKVQGVFTVERLSN
- a CDS encoding TOBE domain-containing protein translates to MSKTKDPIGIEGSIWFQKSQSRFLGGDRIALLEKIDELGSINSAAKAVGISYKTAWHLVNMMNNLSEKPLVDRMTGGKGGGGTVLTREGRQVIEKYRIVQEEHRKFLENLEERLGDTGNLYQFLRRISMRISARNSFSGVITELTRGAVNAEIVITLNGGQQIVSTITNGAVDNLSLKKGMSAYAIVKSSSVMVGCDLHGKKLSARNIISGIVQRVIEDSVNSEIDLEIGGGNSISAIITKTSTSRLDLKEGQQACAIFKASDVIIGVN